Genomic DNA from Macadamia integrifolia cultivar HAES 741 chromosome 6, SCU_Mint_v3, whole genome shotgun sequence:
TCATAGTATCTCTTTCTTATAAATTACCTCCCTCAAAACCACCAATGCCAGACTGCCTCACCGGCCCAACAGGTGGCTTGAAACAATGACAAGGCCAACTCATAAAGACCACGGAATCACTTCTTCTCACAATTTAGTAGTCCACCGAATAAAAGAGTTGTAATACACAAGTGAATCCAAAATCCAATTAGAACCGTCCAAAGCACATGAGAGGAAGTAGGAGTTGGTTTCTGAATAGAATTCCGCCAAGAAAAACTTGACAGCTTTAAATTAAAGTCTCTATGTAACAGAAAAAAAGACGGAGAATCAATTGACAGTTCAGAccagagttatcaattcggccgaataattcgcgaattattcggccgaaccgaattttaaagaattttatcaaaaattcggaccgaatccgaattaaaaataaaattctttaaaattcgcgactttttcaaaaatgaatataaatcgcgaataattcggaccgaatccgaattaaaccgaattatttggtccatttaaacattattttaaaaaaaaaaaccaaaaattaaaaattaaaaaaaaaaacccccaataagatttttgaccgcttttttgaccgaatccttaaattaatcgtccgaattattccgaataattctccgtccgaataattcccgaatccgaatttgctaactatggccACAACATAGaaaacttctactgcttcctatTGTCCtagtaagtcacttgatgactcattctctcttgttgtttctaactcacctaactccacctgcacagtagaaccttctttattttcatcaactgcttgtgaattgtaatttgacttcactatatgagactcaccAAAcacgtctctgctaaccacaactttctgtgaacttggatcccacaacttgaatccctttacacctttcttaaaaccaagaaagatacattgcttcgactttgagtctaacttggaacgctgctcattctcaacatgcgcataggctggacaaccaaatatttttagaatagaataatctactggttttcctgtccatacctcttcaggaattttacaatcaatcacctttgatggagacctattgatgaggaaacatgccatgttcactgcttctgcccaaaatctcttgctcaaccctacatttagcctcatactccgagctctttctagaagtgttctgttcatcctttcagctacaccattttgttgtggtgtctttggaactgtgaagtgacgtgtaattcCTTCAgttttgcacaattctagaaatggcttgtatgtgtactctcctccattatctgttctcaagtatttaattttctttcctgtcttcctttctacctcggccttccattccttaaatttagtgaatacctcacttttatgcttcatgaagtaaatctagactttccttgagtaatcatcaacaaaggtcacgaagtattctgccccacctttagattttgttgttaaaggaccccatacatcgctgtgtacataatcaagcacccctttactcttatgttttgcagttttgaaactaaccttacACTGTTTTtcaaacacacaatacttgcagaagtttagtttacaagtttttactcccttcaacattttccttttatgaagctctatcaatcctctttctcccatatgccctaaccacATATGctacagataggtatcatctgtatcaaatactgcatctgtagtcacagatgctccacctataactgtgctccctatgagtctgtataggtttcctgctagctgtcccttcatgataaccattacacccttaataactttgagaactccaccttctgctatgtacttgcagccatttgagtcaagtgcccccaaagatattaagtttttccttaattctggtacatgcctcacatctgctaaggttcttactatcccatcaaacatcttaaTTTTGATAGTGCATATcctaatggtcttgcatacggcatcattccccattaggacagacccaccattatatagttgatatgtatcaaaccaatccttatgtggacacatgtgatatgaacatccagaatctaaaatccaagaatcagatggttgattcttacctgatgatatagagagtacatctccatctgaactgtcaaccacgctagcttcctcagatgccttatctacacctttcttctttaagtccgccttcctcttcaagcactctctctttagatgaccttccttattgcaatagtaacaagagacctttgtctttgccccttttgatttcgatatACTCTtgccagatcccttctgatttgatctccctctttcctgctccttgtcacctccaaaaaaaccttctccttgagatttcgtattactagccttcttccttgtatcattggacatgagggcagctgcgacttcatctatctcaagggtctccttcccatacaatagagtcgttactaggtgatcatatgattctgggagcgacgacagcaatagtaacgccttgtcttcatcctcgatcttaacctccaggtttgcaagtttacttacgatctgattgaacatgttaagatgctctaatagatccgtacattcctccatctgtagagaatacaattgtttcttcacgaacaacttgttcgttaaggacttcgtcatgtagatgctttcaagttttgccCATAAttgcggtgcagattcgatacccacaacatattgtagggcatcatcagaaagatttaatcgaatagcacttaccgtcttttcttccatctcttcccaatcttcgtcagtaatttttgtaagtttcttcaacttccccaacaacgttttcgccaaaccctgctgtatcagaagatccttcatcctttgacgccagagggtgaaattgttcttcccattaaacctctcgatgtcatacttgacattcgatcccttccctgccatcatgatagtaaaccctaaaaaacggaaacctagagcccTGATACCAATtcgtagaaacgcaaccctaaaacaatgcagaagataatggaaaaacaaacatggattttacgaggttcggcaaggttgcctacgtccccggtgagatgagatcctgcttcattatcaatggagaatagggttacagcgctcatcctcacacctctcagtattgcttacattacagagaaagaaaccctcgctacaaatatatagcgaaaaaaaccataatccggaaagtacacaattgccctcaaataaaaaattcaagtggggggcactacaccccctgctatgcaggggggtcTCCTGCCCCCCTAGCAACCCCCACGGCcagctaaccggctagcgggaccgccatcctgcctgtctaggtgctgcaccagtactccctggattaaactgtgacggaatacaagacatcatacaccaacaatgaCTGGTGTAAAATTATTGTCTTCCAAATTGATCATTGGAATTTCTGGAGGTGAAATAAGGATAAACATTAAAAGAACTCCTGTCATTAATCAAAGAGTATAGGATCACATTTATAACTAGTCTCCCACCCCCAAGCAAATCGATTACTAAAACCATAAGAGGGTGACGTCAACAAAAAGCACATAGCAGGAATAATTCGGTAGGCACAACAAGCTTTAATCAGTAAACACTGCTTAAGACAGGACATTCAATATCACACGAATAATAGCCGTTGAGTTCGTCGATTCAGCTAAAATGTTTTTCCACACCCCATAAGAACCTCAATGGGAAAATCATTGAGAACAGACGTACCTGCTGGCAATTTATTTCCTTGAGAACTTCCTTCCGCGAAGCATAAATTGGCAAACCCTCATCAAGGCGACGAATCTCCCGCAGCATAACGTGATGAATCTGACTCCAATCAAAATCACCAATAAACCTTAACACCTCAATTGAATCATCAAAACAGTCTGGGGACGTCAACCCATTGAAATAATCGAGTATACAGTTCATAGCAGACTTAAATTCCCTGACTCTCTTCTTGATAACCTCCCTTGTAGCAACAAGTCCCTTCTTCTTCAACGTAAGCTCATCAAAACCAACGATACTCTGAGGCTTTCGGAGTGAAGCCGAGACGTAAGCGATCTCATCAGTGGCTTGCTCAATCTTCTTCTGCCATCGCTTGACTTCCTCTCCGTCCAAAAGACTCTTGACTCGGGAGACAAAGAGGTCTTTGAGCCGTTCCTTTAAGTCCTCCGTATCAGAAGGCAAGAACTCGTTAGGTTGCACGGACGGTTCTAGAAGATGAATGCCATCGAGTCGCTGCTCCCAGAAGTAAACCAGAGCTTCTACTACATCACTCCATTGCTTGAAAAACAGCTTCGCTATCACAACACACTCAGGAGAGAAAACAAAGTAGTTCTCAGGTATCGAACTGCAACAAGCAATTAAAGCCTCTATGCTGGTCTTGCAGAAACCACTTTTCTCTGACTGAAGCACAACAACAAAATTATCCAATTTTCGATTATCTTTCGGAGAATTGCCATGAAAGTTGACTCTTCTCTCCTGGTATGGAGACAGTACAGAACTGTAATTAGCCGGAACAACGCCTTTCCGGTTATTATTCCCCCGCCGGACAGTTGTCCGAGTTGGAAGTACGCCTCTGCGCATATCTACTGTGGATTTAGAGTGTATAACGATGCCCTAGACAGAGAATTAGTAAAATCTTAGTCAGCAAGCTATGCAGGAAACTggagaaagcaaaagaaaagcaCAACAGTATAACACTAGTGAATGCTTACGGTGAtctggagagagaagagaggagagaagagggaaagaagagaagaaacgaGAGAAATCGAAAGCACAGACAAGACACCTCGCACAAATTctcaaatttgaagaagaaaaagcagaGACCAAGAAGAGAGAGACGAAGAAGATCACCTGTTCTTGTTCTCTCTCCATCTTTCGGGAACCGCTACTTTCCACATTCCTCATTTCCGCGGCTTTAAAAAGTCCTCGCGCGCTTCTGATTCTTCTCTACTAATCACTTTTTTAATAACCCTACAGAGACCAGCAGAGCATTGCTTTATATAGGTTAGTTTATCAGAAATCGACGGTTAATCATGTTTACTGGTTAAGTTAACTAACGGTTCATGATTCTAATCCAATGGTAAAGATGATAAGTACTGTGACACACGTTCAGACAACGAATCCATTAATTATGACAGGGAATCAATGGATAAAGCTTCTCGAAAGAAAGGGACCCACTTAAACTCGCAGGCTTCTGACAAGGATTTTTATCAAACGGTTGGTATTCTTGGGAGTGTACGGAAACTGTAAAGGATCCTCCCATTAGATCAAAAGTGGTGGTCCCGAGTTGGGCCCACAGTGGGAATGTGATACGAGGAAACCCGTGCTAACCGGTTAACTAGGCCTGTCATGTAGCTAGGATCGTAGCACTGAAGGTGTCTTGGTTACCAAGTCATTGTTTTGCCAAATAGAAAATTACCAACTTTGGACACGTGGATTGATGATAATAGGCCAGCTATTAAACACAAGGATCCCCTGCACTGTACTGTAGTGTACCGGCAAAAAAGTGCTGTAGGTATTGGACAGCTGTCACGTCACTCTGCGTCCCACCTTAGATTTATCCGTCTTCTTAGATTTATCCGTCTTTTGAGGCTTTGTAATGTGAAAGCATTAATTAACTAACCAACCCACCAGACCGCCCCTCATTGATTTTTGATTAATTTGGGGCCATTCGTTCCTCGATCCAATCCGAGTATTAACCTAACTATTTTGTAAAATAGTTATCATTGGGAAGGGTCTATATAGTCTTTGTCTAGGTTTTCAGTCTCTATCTTGGTCCGGTCCCATCCCAATTAGTAACAGGAGGAGATAGGACCGGTTCCTAAACAGTTCTAGGTATGGTAAAATAGGGAGAAGAACTTCAATGTTTCCATTAATAGTTTGCAGgttttttcattatcatgaAATATAAGATGTTACttattttggaaagaaaattagAATACAAAACcataatgaatttcataatcTCAATATCAAACGATGGTATCTTCATGGTTATATTTAAAACTTTACactattttaagggaaaaagatttATGCATGTAGATTATTTTGCATGTGCTTTCTTAACAAGTGAGGGCCTCAtatcctcttttttcctttaaaaccCTTTATTTACAATTTGTAATTCAAGTTTTCCATATACACAAATTAGAACTCATGTTGTAGAAAATCCTCTCTCAGTaattctcttttgttttattattgaAGGTCCTTTAAGTTAAGAAtctaaaaggttttttttttccttttttttttttttaaggtaagagATCTATGTGCAAGTGGCAAAGAGGAGTCCATCAATGGAATGCGGAAAAACAACATTGTACATAAAAGGGTAGCgacatcattttatttcaggagtagagagatagagatagaaaTAGAAGTGCTAGCATATCTTAGTCTAATATTGTtgtacttatttttattttttttagtaattatctATTAAGAAAAGGGGGCAAGTATACTTGACAACTTAgagggtgtcaataagaaaactCTTTTTAACAATAACAACGAAAAAATATTCCTTATCTAatatagttttattttatttattttaataattatattacATCTTAAGAAAAGGGGGCAAGTACCCGTGAAATATATGCTCCCTCATAATTTCTCTCACCTCCTTCCTCATTATTGATGGGGGCTTTTTTCTCTGCCTATGATGTATAAAATGTCATGTAAATAGATTACATGcccatctctttctcatatGTTTTggatagaatttttattttctttctaaaattCAAAGGACTTAAatgtcaaataaaataaatttttaaataactaaattaataataatttggaGTTAATGACACAGTCATATTAGACAATGATCACAAAAGTTTGTTTCTAGGTTGAAATTTTttgcttcccttcccttttcatCCCTTATAATGAAATGAAGCCTAAGAttttaaaacttgaaatcaAGGAATTCGGTTGGTCTCCATTGACTCCAATGTGATATTTGATTGTGatacaaatcaaacaaattgtCCAGAATAGGTCAGGACTTTCTACCAAACAGAAAATCAGGACNtcgaagccctccaggacaaatatgaccgaatggccaaggcaatgaaggaggtctccaaagctgtctctcagaagaccgacggagcaccgcaaggcccccacatccagcccgagagagctctagacgaggaccggagtagtacaggatcgataaggtccggtcataaCTTTCAGaaccgagcaatgagggaaagtcctgcacccaggggaaggacgcggtgtgccgccagagacccacatggggaaccacgccaaggagacgaacagaggcacaaggactcggggttaaagcagatgatcttggacctgaaagatgagatcaagaaggtggcagaaaattaGACGGGAGCTCGcaagccagacctcactaatgacacgacactagctgatgaggtcatgagggaccctcTCCCGATTGGCTTTcgcctgcccaagtatgacacttacaatgggtctggggaccctgtcgatcatctggaagacTTCAAGGTagccatgcagttccatcgagtctcggaaaacattatgtgtcgtgccctgccattgacgttcagaggagcggcaaagCTATGGTACAACCATTTGCCGAcaaagtcgatccacagcttcagcgatctaagttacttcttcgtgaagggattctccagtagccaaccccttcaaaagactacattgaacttgaccaacgtcaagcaacatgaaggagaatcactgcggaactacatgaagcacttccaacaagagaagatcatgatcagAGGTCTAGAcctgaaagaagagttcacagccttgctgggaggcgtcaaggataaggagttgaaaaggtctttggtgaagcatacacctaggaacCTGGCCGAGCTGAGAGCTCGATGcaataagtacatccagatggaagaaacccttcaagccgatgaagaagccgaaaggaagacgggaagtaaaaggatctcaaggggcgacgacaaaccctccgaagaaggcaaaaggtAGAAGTCTGAGCGCGGTCGGGCACCTaatccaccaaggaagtttaaGAAATACGCACCCCTGAATCGGAAATGAACGGAGGTACTGATGCAAATAAAGGACTCCCCAGATGCCaaagccatgaagtggccagggaagatgggacagCACCCCGAGAGATGCAATATGGACAggtattgccacttccacagagaccatggccatgacaccaaagattgttggcacctcaagggagagatagaaggaatgatccgaagaggatatctaggccgattcgtggacCGCGAAAAAGATGACGCCTAAGACGGTAATGACTGtagggataaccgtcggagagatggtaAAGGCcactatgaaagaagggggcctgcccgcagaggcaatcaggaacgacgAAGgtaccagacacccgaggaagttGACCATCA
This window encodes:
- the LOC122082012 gene encoding ATP-dependent RNA helicase DEAH11, chloroplastic-like isoform X1 is translated as MRNVESSGSRKMEREQEQGIVIHSKSTVDMRRGVLPTRTTVRRGNNNRKGVVPANYSSVLSPYQERRVNFHGNSPKDNRKLDNFVVVLQSEKSGFCKTSIEALIACCSSIPENYFVFSPECVVIAKLFFKQWSDVVEALVYFWEQRLDGIHLLEPSVQPNEFLPSDTEDLKERLKDLFVSRVKSLLDGEEVKRWQKKIEQATDEIAYVSASLRKPQSIVGFDELTLKKKGLVATREVIKKRVREFKSAMNCILDYFNGLTSPDCFDDSIEVLRFIGDFDWSQIHHVMLREIRRLDEGLPIYASRKEVLKEINCQQVRLFSMIFPLRFLWGVEKHFS
- the LOC122082012 gene encoding ATP-dependent RNA helicase DEAH11, chloroplastic-like isoform X2, with the protein product MRRGVLPTRTTVRRGNNNRKGVVPANYSSVLSPYQERRVNFHGNSPKDNRKLDNFVVVLQSEKSGFCKTSIEALIACCSSIPENYFVFSPECVVIAKLFFKQWSDVVEALVYFWEQRLDGIHLLEPSVQPNEFLPSDTEDLKERLKDLFVSRVKSLLDGEEVKRWQKKIEQATDEIAYVSASLRKPQSIVGFDELTLKKKGLVATREVIKKRVREFKSAMNCILDYFNGLTSPDCFDDSIEVLRFIGDFDWSQIHHVMLREIRRLDEGLPIYASRKEVLKEINCQQVRLFSMIFPLRFLWGVEKHFS